The sequence below is a genomic window from Citricoccus muralis.
ACCCATCACTGCTGCGTACCTGGGTTTCGACTCCCCCGGAGTCCGAGGGGGCGCTGTAGCTCAACCGTGAAGGCTGCTGCGGGGTGTCCATGCCCTTGATGTTTAGGGTCGGTGTCATCGTCTGGCGGCGAGCGTCGGTGACTCCGGGGAGGGATGTCGCCGCAGGAGTCGTGTTGACCTCCACGTTGAAGAGATATCCGACCGATTCTTCGCGGATGGCCTCCATCATCGAGCGGAACATAATGTGGCCTTCGCGCTGGTACTCGACCAGCGGATCACGCTGGGCCATCGCACGTAGACCGATGCCCTCCTTGAGATAGTCCATCTCGTAAAGGTGTTCCTGCCACTTACGGCCGATGACTTGGAGCACGACCCGACGTTCCAGCTCACGCATATTGTCTTCGCCGATGGTGCGTTCGCGGTCTTCATAGAGCAACTGCGCGTCCGAGAGGAACTCTCGCTTGAGCTCTTCGGCCTTGGGCTGCGAGGGGAATTGTTCTTCCAGTTCTTCCAGCGTCAGCGACACCGGGTAGAGCTGCTTGATATCGCCCAGTAGCTTCTCTAGGTCGATACCGCTCTCATTAGACGCTTCCTCATCAACAATGGCGCCAATGGAGTCTTCGAGGAAATTCTGCACCTTGGCCTGCAGGTCTTGGCCTTCCAGGATCTGGCGGCGGTCCGCATAGATCGCCTCCCGCTGGCGGTTCATCACATCGTCGTATTTCAGCACGTTCTTGCGCTGTTCGGCGTTGCGGGATTCCACCTGGCTCTGCGCGTTCTGGATGGCGGAGGTGACCAGCTTCGATTCCAATGCCATATCGTCAGGCATGCGCGAGGAGTTCATGATGCGCGCAGCCGCAGCAGGGTTGAAAAGCCGCATCAGGTCATCGGCCAGGGACAGGTAGAACCGGGATTCACCGGGGTCGCCCTGTCGACCGGAACGACCGCGCAGCTGGTTATCGATACGTCGCGACTCGTGACGCTCGGTACCCAAAACGTAGAGACCGCCAGCTTCGACAACCTCGTCGTGATCTTTCTTGACCGCGTTCTTTGCGGCCTCGAGGACCTCGGGCCACAGTGCTTCGTACTGTTCGGCGTTCTCTTCCGGATCCAGACCACGGGACTGCATTTCGGCCACGGCCGCGAATTCGGCGTTGCCGCCGAGCATAATGTCGGTACCACGACCGGCCATGTTGGTGGCAACGGTCACCGCACCCTTGCGCCCGGCTTGGGCGACAATGGCGGCTTCGCGTGCGTGATTCTTCGCGTTGAGCACCTCGTGACGAATGCCCTTCTTGGCCAGCAGACGAGAGAGGTACTCGGACTTTTCCACCGAGGTGGTGCCGACCAGTACCGGCTGCCCCTTTTCGTGGCGCTCCTCGATGTCGGCGGCGACGGCGTCGAATTTCGCCACTTCATTCTTGTAGATCAGGTCCGTCTGGTCGATGCGCTGCACCGGACGGTGCGTCGGAATCGGCACCACGCCCAGCTTGTAGGTGGACATGAACTCGGCAGCTTCCGTTTCGGCGGTACCGGTCATGCCGGAGAGCTTGTCGTAGAGACGGAAGTAATTCTGCAGGGTGACCGTGGCCAGGGTCTGATTCTCGGCCTTGATCTTCACACCCTCTTTGGCCTCAATGGCCTGGTGCATACCTTCCGAGTAGCGACGACCCGCGAGCACACGACCCGTATGCTCATCGACGATCTGGACCTCACCGTTGAGGACCACATAGTCCTTGTCTTTCTTGAACAGTTCCTGGGCCTTGATCGCATTGTTCATGTACTGGATGAGCGGCGTGTTCGCCGATTCGTAGAGATTGTCAATGCCCAGCCAGTCTTCAATCTTGTCGATGCCCGGCTCGAGGATGCCCACGGTCTTCTTCTTCTCGTCGACCTCGTAGTCGGTTTCCCGCTTCAGGCGCGGAGCCAACTTGGCGAACTCGGAGTACCAGCGGTTCACATCGCCCTGGGCCGGTCCGGAGATGATCAGCGGGGTACGGGCTTCGTCGATCAGAATGGAATCGACCTCATCGACCACGGCGAAGTGGTGGCCCCGCTGTACTAGCTCGTCGAGTGACCAGGCCATGTTGTCACGCAGATAGTCGAAGCCGAATTCATTGTTCGTGCCGTAGGTGATGTCGGCGGCGTACTGCTCGCGACGCACATCGGGACGCTGTTTAGAGAGGATGACGCCGGTTTCCATGCCCAGGAAACGGAACACGCGCCCCATCAGATCGGACTGGTACTCAGCGAGGAAGTCGTTGACGGTGACCACGTGCACGCCCTTACCGGTCAGGGCATTGAGGTATGCCGGAGCCGTGGCGACCAGGGTCTTACCCTCACCGGTCTTCATCTCGGCGATATTGCCCAGGTGCAGGGCGGCCCCGCCCATGAGCTGCACGTCGTAGTGGCGTTGCCCCAGGGTGCGACCGGCTGCTTCACGCACGGCGGCGAAGGCTTCCGGTAGCAGCAGGTCCAAGTGTTCGCCGTCGGCCACGCGCGCCCGGAATTTGTCCGTCTCTTCGCGCAGTTCGGCGTCGGAGAGTCCGCGGAATTCGTCCTCGAGCACATTAACCTGGTCGACGTAGCCTTTCAGCTTCTTGAGAATCTTCTTCTCGCCGGTGCGCAGGATGCGATCGATCAGTGCCACGTGTATAAACTCCCGGGTTGCGGACGCGGTGGGCCGGTCACGGCCCGTGCAGGTTCCATCGGTCGCATGGGACGACCGTCGACTACCCATACTACGACGATTCGCCTGGGAATTTGCTCCGTATCAAGCCACGTCCGCCCCAACAGAAGCGACGGGGCCCGGGCTCCGACGGTGATGTCGGTGCCCGGGGCCCCGGGAGGGCGGGGATCAGCCGCCGTTGGTGTTGCTGTGGTAGATCCGCTCGGTGCTGGACTCTTCATCGCCCAGAGCGATCACGCCGTAGGACCAGCCTCGACGTCGGTAGGCCACGGAAGGCCGTTCGGTCTCGGAATCGACGAACAGGTAGAAATCGTGACCGACCAGTTCCATGTTGTCGACCGCTTCGTCCACGGTCATCCGCTCAGTGGGAAATACCTTCTGACGAATGCTCACCGGAACATCGCCTTCACGCCGCGCGCGCTCTGCTTCTTCGGCCTCGGCTTCCTCGGCCTTGCGCGCCTCGAGCACCTGGTTGACCAGGGAATCGCCCTGGGTCGGCGGTGTCAGAGACGCGGTGGCTTCGGAAACAGAAGCCCGGCGTCGTCCGCCCTTCCGACGATCCCGCAGCCGGCGGAGCCGTTCCTGCAGGCGGTGGAAGGTCTGGTCGAAGGCGACCAGTTTGTCGTTATCAGAGGACTCCGCGCGGATGATGTCGCTCTTCTCATGAAGCGTCAGCTCGACGGTCATCGACCCATCGGCACCTCGATGTGCCTGCTTGGTGAGTTTGATCTCCAGTCGCTGCGCTCCATTGGTCAGCGGTTGGATCCGGTCGAACCTTTCTTCTGCGTACTCACGGAAACTCTCCGGGATCGAGACGTTACGAGCAACATAGTTGATGTCCAGGGTCATCCTGACCTCCTGATGAGACGCGAATGGCGACGAAAGAACCACTCCTTTCGTCGCCGACGGGCTGAACTGTTTCCAGTTCGTAGACATTACTCTAGCCTGTCGATCACGTCTCGTTAAGATCTGATTCAACTCGAATTTCCGCGACCTCCGGTTCCCGTGTCACGGCTGCTACCACGAGACCCGCTAACACCTGGTGACCGGCCGCGGTAAGGGTCCGCCAGGCTGCAGCCAGGGTGGAGCCCGTGGTGAGGACATCGTCCATCACAATGACCCGCCGGGGTGGACTCGGGCGGACCCGGAACTTCTTTGATGCGCGTTGTCGCCGCCCGGTGGCGCTGGATCCGGCGTGGGCCGTGCCACCCATGATCTGGACCCGGTGTTGCAGGAGCCGCGGCTCCACCGGCCAGGGCAAGGGCGTGCGCAGCAGCTCGGTGACCGGATCGTAGCCACGACGTCGGAAACCGCTTCCCGATCCGGGGATGGGTACCAGCACGGC
It includes:
- the secA gene encoding preprotein translocase subunit SecA; translated protein: MGSRRSSHATDGTCTGRDRPTASATREFIHVALIDRILRTGEKKILKKLKGYVDQVNVLEDEFRGLSDAELREETDKFRARVADGEHLDLLLPEAFAAVREAAGRTLGQRHYDVQLMGGAALHLGNIAEMKTGEGKTLVATAPAYLNALTGKGVHVVTVNDFLAEYQSDLMGRVFRFLGMETGVILSKQRPDVRREQYAADITYGTNNEFGFDYLRDNMAWSLDELVQRGHHFAVVDEVDSILIDEARTPLIISGPAQGDVNRWYSEFAKLAPRLKRETDYEVDEKKKTVGILEPGIDKIEDWLGIDNLYESANTPLIQYMNNAIKAQELFKKDKDYVVLNGEVQIVDEHTGRVLAGRRYSEGMHQAIEAKEGVKIKAENQTLATVTLQNYFRLYDKLSGMTGTAETEAAEFMSTYKLGVVPIPTHRPVQRIDQTDLIYKNEVAKFDAVAADIEERHEKGQPVLVGTTSVEKSEYLSRLLAKKGIRHEVLNAKNHAREAAIVAQAGRKGAVTVATNMAGRGTDIMLGGNAEFAAVAEMQSRGLDPEENAEQYEALWPEVLEAAKNAVKKDHDEVVEAGGLYVLGTERHESRRIDNQLRGRSGRQGDPGESRFYLSLADDLMRLFNPAAAARIMNSSRMPDDMALESKLVTSAIQNAQSQVESRNAEQRKNVLKYDDVMNRQREAIYADRRQILEGQDLQAKVQNFLEDSIGAIVDEEASNESGIDLEKLLGDIKQLYPVSLTLEELEEQFPSQPKAEELKREFLSDAQLLYEDRERTIGEDNMRELERRVVLQVIGRKWQEHLYEMDYLKEGIGLRAMAQRDPLVEYQREGHIMFRSMMEAIREESVGYLFNVEVNTTPAATSLPGVTDARRQTMTPTLNIKGMDTPQQPSRLSYSAPSDSGGVETQVRSSDGSAANGTTQSKSARKAAERSEKAAAKKAKRAR
- the hpf gene encoding ribosome hibernation-promoting factor, HPF/YfiA family; this encodes MTLDINYVARNVSIPESFREYAEERFDRIQPLTNGAQRLEIKLTKQAHRGADGSMTVELTLHEKSDIIRAESSDNDKLVAFDQTFHRLQERLRRLRDRRKGGRRRASVSEATASLTPPTQGDSLVNQVLEARKAEEAEAEEAERARREGDVPVSIRQKVFPTERMTVDEAVDNMELVGHDFYLFVDSETERPSVAYRRRGWSYGVIALGDEESSTERIYHSNTNGG